Genomic segment of Benincasa hispida cultivar B227 chromosome 1, ASM972705v1, whole genome shotgun sequence:
AACctaaatttgttataaaaaaaataaaaattacaaaatggaagcaaaaattaaattagttaggAATTAAACTAAACTTCAATATTTTACTTTGTTACTTTgttaacaaaaactaaatttgttaggaaaaaaataactaatacATTCTTACAATATTCTCATGGGTACACCGTACACTAAAGATTTTACTGTTCGTAAAACAAGAAAAGtagggaaaaaataaaaaattgcagATTACCCAATCCCAAATATAAGTAACATGCGATCCAAAACACAATTTAATATAGGCATTTGTGATTCTCATGCTTCAAAACCCCTCAAATAAGCTTCAAAACCCCTCAAATAAGCCCCTAAACTGTTTGGAAATAAGCCCCTAAACTTTTTGTTTCCAAACTTGCGCGCCAACGAGCTCTAATTTCCTCCTCTATCTCGTCCCTCCTTCACACCCCACAGTGACAACATTTTGATCCTCATTCACATATGCCAAAAACTATAGAGTTTATTGTTATAACTtctacaaatttgaaaattgaattgaagaatTCTATAAATATATAGCTTAGAGCTTAATGTTTAATTGTAACATCATGTATATTTCACGTATGAATGGTTAGACATATCAAGTTGAAACTGAAAACAACAGGCATATACTCTCGACCTTGGTCGAGATTCGAACTTTGAAGCGAGGGTCAAAGTCGGACATACAAAATGCATCCTCCATTTCTATCtccaacaaaattaattttggtttaatgtACATACATAGCCCATAAAACAGAAGAATAGAGCATAGCAAGAGGTGAAAGAAATGGCAACCATCATAGAGCTGTCAAAGGAAGCTTGATACACAACACAAAATTGGTATTGCAAAATATTCCCATTTCCTTCCTTCCCTGAAAAAGCTATCACCTTCCAATACTGATGCATATCATACTATAAACCAATGCATCAAGCAGAATGTGAACGACAACAACGAGCATTGTCCCTTCGATGGTTGGCCGATCCTCCTCCGTCTAGCATCACTTACCGGTTGATCTCCCCATTGCAACTGGAGTTTGTTGCTGCCATTATGTAAGAAATATGACTTGATTTAATGAACAATCTACAAATTAGACGACTAAAGAATACATGACAGTAGCAGCCACATTGGACTTGTAGATGCATTAGCAGCAAGAAACTGACTTTGTAAGACACTCATACAAGTTCAGAAGAGACAATAGCGTATTGTATGTCTTATATCAGAACTTATTCTAGGACATCAGATCATTCAAGGCAAAGAGAGTTAGTGACTGTTTGAACAGAACGGAGTTTATTCCGAATTTCAGACTAATTCATTCAACAGTTTAATGACGCCGTGTCACAGGAATAAGATTCCGGTACAAgtaaacagaaaaaaaaaaaaaaaaaaaaaaaaaaaaaaaaaagagaagtaaATAATgccaaagaaaatcaaaagacagAAGCTAGGTTGTTGCAACTTGAAGTTAAAGCCATTTTTCATAGTTCATCGTGTTTGTTAGGTTGGTTTGGAACTTACACGAGCAGCAGCTTCAGCTAGGAACTGCACAAACTCCGCCTTCTTCTTTTCGAagttgagcttcaagctatctAGCAACGCTTGTTCTCTCCTCATATCTTCAagtattttttcctttttccatttcatttctttcatctGTCTTTCAGATTCTGTGTAACGGTCAGGTAGGCTTGAATTTGTTGAGGTCTTGGAAAAGCTCACCTTCGCGTCGTCCCTAACACAGTTAGCaggcataaaagtaaataatcATAAACAGAGAAACCCCAAGTGTTCGGACAATGACCAAGGTTAGAGATTCAAATCCATAACCAAGCAATCATTGAAGTCATCAAGAAGCACTTCGTACCTATTGCCAAGACAGAACAGTCCACTTCTCTTGATAATCCCACCATCCAAAGAAAGTGCTCCATCGGTTATGCAAGGAACAGCTTGTAACATTTCTGCCCTAGTTTTATAGATTTGCAAGcaagaaaaaagagaataaaatagAGTCTCTCTAAGACCATATCCACTTGCTGTGAGAAAAAACAAGTATGCTCTGTTTATGTTTATCATATTAACAGCATAACCAAGAAAACCAGCCGGACAGTCCCCATTAGGCAATTTTGGCTTTGGAATATCAAGCCTTTTTTGCGGATCATCGGCCACAAATTCACCCGGATATGGTCTgcaggcaaaaaaaaaaaaaaaaaacaagtgtGTTGAGTTCTCGATAAGAGAAGAGGAGTTCCACAATATTTATGTGCCAGAGTCGAGAATGTCCAAACAACTACACCATGTCAAAAACAAATACCTTAATGTTTCGAGAGAGATGACATTGAATCGTCCCTCTAAAGTCTTCCCAAGTGAAGTGCCAAATCCGTGAAGGCCAGATGTTTTATTTATGCATCCTTCCGTGTCATACTTTTCAAGAGATTTGACTCCATTGTACGTCTTGCAGACAATAGCCAACATGGTCTCTGTTCCTAGGTACTCCGATAAAAGACTGTACTCCAAACCAGAAACAGAAAAAGGAGAGGATAAAAAAACCATGTAGATGAAAGTATACTGTGGCCACGTTCTTTGTTAACTatcttcaaatttgaattattctccTAAAGATCAATAAAATGAACAAAACCAAATATCCATATCTCATTAAACTATCCATATCCGCTAATCTATTTCAAATAACAAACTAAAATCTTGTGTCATGGAACACCTAACTTTAAGCTCAAATTCGACTTGGGAACTTACTAAAAGAAAGTGGCAAAATGTCAATAACAAAATGAAGGTTATACAATTACAGACCATGTGGTTCGTGCTAAGTTTTCAATTTGGCCCTTGTAGTTTGGTTAAATCTCATGTAACATCGTTGTTAATAACTTTCTTGGATGTACCATACACTGAAAATTAGAGCTCATCGTCTCAGTACCACGTCCAAAGCACATGTCAAATATTCTAACTTCAAGTAATGATGGACATTTCGAGGGATTTAACCAAGACAATGGGACAAGTAATCGATACTTCTAATACCTTTCAAACGAAAACCATAGactaaaataataacataacctAAAATGAATTAGCTAGTGTGCTCCAATCTCATGTTTGGTTCTACCATCATACACCCTAGATGATCCCATCCCCAAGGCTAATGCCATTATCATTGACATTCACTTTccaagaaaaacaaaactatGCATGTTAGAATGCTTGAATTTGTTATATGGCACTCCAAACAACCAAACACGGGGTCTTCctgcccgtggacgtagctaacataCTAGTGAACCACGTTCAATTTCTCTACTCTTTAc
This window contains:
- the LOC120070655 gene encoding protein DEFECTIVE IN MERISTEM SILENCING 3-like, which produces MKLDQLDNSKVPKDEMQDGGLSLEDPVNLHSKKLQDDLQTMGMKIQLHEDNIRFLRTLKDKLVDSIIDLQVILGKYHASNTPKIENKDVSDTQSEDEPSDQEQILQQENTAASILCQLKTNPKMLASDPTLSDDVLGVVAELGNVDDNTLSSLLSEYLGTETMLAIVCKTYNGVKSLEKYDTEGCINKTSGLHGFGTSLGKTLEGRFNVISLETLRPYPGEFVADDPQKRLDIPKPKLPNGDCPAGFLGYAVNMININRAYLFFLTASGYGLRETLFYSLFSCLQIYKTRAEMLQAVPCITDGALSLDGGIIKRSGLFCLGNRDDAKVSFSKTSTNSSLPDRYTESERQMKEMKWKKEKILEDMRREQALLDSLKLNFEKKKAEFVQFLAEAAARQQTPVAMGRSTGK